Proteins from a genomic interval of Diospyros lotus cultivar Yz01 chromosome 6, ASM1463336v1, whole genome shotgun sequence:
- the LOC127804542 gene encoding uncharacterized protein LOC127804542 encodes MEHRFSDKYIVGVRSFMKFVRDSLGGECKIRCPCRECLNVYTLSQEEVEDHLMLIGMSISYTKWVYHGEPSNSSNNNSHGYDNDNRTNDNWDNEMENDDGFLDMLEDLQNGVAMDDGTTRETNRAAENIDEISAPLGKVIDELYPGCLNFSTLSFIVKLLHVKVYNRWSNKSFDMLLGLLKKAFPKGNKVPNSYYEAINMLRDLGLGYEPIHVCKYDCSIFWKEYKDYQSCPVCGTSRWKINKGRHYKQIPWKVLHYFPLKPRVQRLYMSRKTAEDMRWHKEKRVDDGVLRHLADGDAWKDFDKEYEWFGNETRNVRLGLATDGFNPFGNMSTSYSMWPMIVVSYNLPPWKCMKESFLFLSLLIPGRKTPRKDIDVFMQPLIDELKELWDTGMQTWDAVTKQNFNLHTVALWTINDFPAYGDISGWSTKGYLACPFCNKDTSSRRLRSKICYMDHR; translated from the coding sequence ATGGAACATAGGTTCTCTGACAAATATATAGTGGGAGTTCGTTCATTTATGAAGTTTGTTCGTGATAGTTTGGGAGGCGAGTGTAAAATTCGATGTCCTTGCCGAGAATGTTTGAATGTGTACACCTTAAGTCAAGAAGAAGTTGAGGACCACTTGATGTTGATTGGAATGAGTATTAGCTACACTAAGTGGGTTTATCACGGTGAACCTTCTAATTCCTCTAACAATAATAGTCATGGCTATGATAATGACAATCGGACTAATGACAATTGGgataatgaaatggaaaatgatgatgGGTTTCTTGATATGTTAGAAGATTTGCAAAATGGAGTAGCCATGGATGATGGCACAACAAGAGAAACTAATAGGGCAGCCGAGAACATAGATGAGATAAGCGCACCACTTGGAAAAGTTATTGATGAACTTTATCCTGGTTGTTTGAATTTCTCTACATTATCTTTCATTGTCAAGCTTTTGCATGTTAAGGTGTATAATCGTTGGAGTAATAAATCATTTGATATGCTATTGGGATTGTTAAAGAAGGCATTTCCTAAGGGTAATAAAGTTCCAAATTCTTATTACGAGGCAATTAACATGCTTCGTGACTTGGGCCTTGGTTATGAGCCGATCCATGTTTGTAAATATGATTGTTCCATATTTTGGAAGGAGTATAAGGACTACCAGAGTTGTCCAGTTTGTGGCACATCTAGGTGGAAAATTAATAAAGGTCGTCATTACAAGCAAATCCCTTGGAAAGTTTTGCATTACTTTCCACTAAAACCAAGAGTCCAACGATTATACATGTCTAGAAAAACAGCTGAGGATATGAGGTGGCACAAAGAGAAAAGGGTTGATGATGGAGTGTTGAGACACCTGGCAGATGGTGATGCATGGAAGGATTTTGATAAAGAATATGAGTGGTTTGGAAATGAAACCCGAAATGTTCGACTTGGTTTAGCAACGGATGGGTTCAACCCTTTCGGTAACATGAGTACTTCTTATAGCATGTGGCCTATGATTGTTGTTTCGTATAATTTGCCCCCTTGGAAGTGCATGAAAGAATCATTTTTATTCCTCTCATTGCTTATCCCTGGACGAAAAACACCAAGGAAAGACATAGATGTGTTTATGCAACCTTTAATAGATGAGTTAAAGGAGTTATGGGATACTGGCATGCAGACATGGGATGCAGttacaaaacaaaatttcaatctaCATACAGTTGCTCTATGGACAATAAATGACTTCCCTGCCTATGGTGATATTTCTGGTTGGAGCACGAAAGGGTATTTGGCGTGTCCTTTTTGTAACAAGGACACTTCATCACGAAGGTTAAGGAGTAAAATCTGCTACATGGACCATCGATGA